One Streptomyces drozdowiczii DNA segment encodes these proteins:
- a CDS encoding DUF397 domain-containing protein: MNCGTSAPGDFELVWIKSSYSSNGNEGDCVEVAAAPAAVLVRDSKDAQGPLLAFAEHAWADFTSYTAKG; the protein is encoded by the coding sequence ATGAACTGCGGGACCTCTGCGCCGGGCGATTTCGAGTTGGTCTGGATCAAGAGCAGCTACAGCAGCAACGGCAATGAGGGCGACTGCGTCGAGGTTGCCGCCGCCCCCGCTGCCGTCCTCGTCCGGGACTCCAAAGACGCGCAGGGCCCTCTGCTCGCCTTCGCGGAGCACGCATGGGCCGACTTCACGTCGTACACGGCGAAGGGCTGA
- a CDS encoding glycosyltransferase family 2 protein: MSAAQPPAVSVIMPVLNEERHLRNSVRHILEQEYAGEMEVVIALGPSTDRTDEIAAELVAEDPRVHTVPNPTGRTPAALNAAIKASSHPIVVRVDGHGMLSPNYIATAVRLLEETGAQNVGGIMHAEGENAWEDAVAAAMTSKIGVGNAAFHTGGQAGPAETVYLGVFRREALEKADGYNVEFIRAQDWELNFRIRESGGLIWFSPELRVQYRPRPSVRALAKQYKDYGRWRHVVARYHAGSINLRYLAPPTAVVAIAAGLVVGAAVTPWALIVPGGYVAAIVAGSLPAGKGLSLKARAQIPVALATMHMSWGYGFLTSPRSLARKVIASRRPAIAEPGAPVA, translated from the coding sequence ATGTCTGCCGCGCAGCCTCCCGCCGTCTCCGTGATCATGCCGGTGCTCAACGAGGAGCGCCATCTCCGTAACTCCGTACGCCACATCCTGGAGCAGGAGTACGCGGGCGAGATGGAGGTCGTGATCGCGCTCGGCCCCTCCACGGACCGTACGGACGAGATCGCCGCCGAACTGGTCGCGGAGGACCCCCGCGTCCACACCGTGCCGAACCCCACGGGCCGCACCCCCGCCGCCCTCAACGCGGCGATCAAGGCGTCGAGCCACCCGATAGTCGTCCGCGTCGACGGCCACGGCATGCTCTCGCCGAACTACATCGCGACCGCCGTCCGGCTCCTGGAGGAGACGGGCGCGCAGAACGTCGGCGGGATCATGCACGCCGAGGGCGAGAACGCCTGGGAGGACGCCGTCGCGGCGGCCATGACCTCGAAGATCGGCGTCGGCAACGCCGCCTTCCACACCGGCGGCCAGGCCGGCCCCGCCGAGACCGTCTACCTGGGCGTCTTCCGCCGTGAGGCGCTGGAGAAGGCCGACGGCTACAACGTGGAGTTCATCCGCGCCCAGGACTGGGAGCTGAACTTCCGCATCCGCGAGTCCGGCGGCCTGATCTGGTTCTCGCCCGAGCTGCGCGTCCAGTACCGCCCGCGCCCCTCCGTGCGCGCGCTCGCCAAGCAGTACAAGGACTACGGCCGCTGGCGCCACGTCGTCGCCCGCTACCACGCCGGCTCCATCAACCTGCGCTACCTGGCGCCCCCGACCGCCGTCGTCGCCATCGCGGCCGGCCTCGTGGTGGGCGCCGCGGTCACCCCGTGGGCGCTGATCGTCCCCGGCGGGTACGTCGCGGCGATCGTCGCGGGCTCCCTCCCGGCGGGCAAGGGCCTGTCGCTGAAGGCCCGCGCGCAGATCCCGGTCGCGCTGGCGACCATGCACATGTCCTGGGGCTACGGCTTCCTGACGAGCCCGCGCTCGCTGGCCAGGAAGGTCATCGCGAGCCGCCGCCCGGCCATCGCCGAGCCGGGCGCACCGGTGGCCTGA
- a CDS encoding LCP family protein, whose translation MNDWPDGWTDDNRSGDRYGQGSASERPESARSMPHVQRRPAPPPQRPAPPRQRPVPQQPSGYDGGYPQYDEGYDSGYNTGQVYGAGSGGHGPGSGGGDRGPAQGRPRPAPNWGRRIKIGALVLVVALLGVSVGTYFWADSKLNRAVDLSKVIERPEAGKGTNYLIVGSDSREGMTSEDKKRLHTGSADGKRTDSMMILHTGDNGPTLVSLPRDSNVEIPSFVGSESGKKYPGTGKTTKLNAAYATDGPELLVRTVEFNTGLHIDHYVEIGFGGFAKIVDAIGGVELDIPKAFKDKWSGADFPAGKQTLDGQQALAFVRTRHAFTSDLDRTKNQQKFLAALASQTATFSTIINPFKLYPTMGAGLDTLIVDKDMSLWSLGKMFFAMKGVTGGDGTSMNMPIAGNVGGNLAWDKAKVKQLMDQLRNDEKVTVKGN comes from the coding sequence ATGAACGATTGGCCCGACGGCTGGACCGACGACAACCGCAGCGGTGACCGCTACGGGCAGGGCAGCGCGAGCGAGCGGCCCGAGAGCGCCCGCTCGATGCCGCACGTCCAGCGCCGCCCGGCACCGCCGCCGCAGCGCCCCGCGCCGCCGAGGCAGCGCCCGGTGCCGCAGCAGCCTTCGGGCTACGACGGCGGTTACCCGCAGTACGACGAGGGTTACGACAGCGGGTACAACACGGGCCAGGTCTACGGCGCCGGCAGCGGCGGCCACGGACCGGGCTCCGGCGGCGGCGACCGGGGCCCCGCGCAGGGCCGCCCCAGACCCGCGCCCAACTGGGGCCGCCGGATCAAGATCGGCGCGCTGGTCCTGGTCGTCGCGCTGCTCGGCGTCTCCGTGGGCACGTACTTCTGGGCCGACTCCAAGCTGAACCGCGCCGTCGACCTGTCGAAGGTCATCGAGCGGCCGGAGGCGGGCAAGGGGACGAACTACCTGATCGTGGGCTCGGACAGCCGCGAGGGCATGACGTCCGAGGACAAGAAGCGGCTCCACACGGGCTCGGCCGACGGCAAGCGGACCGACTCGATGATGATCCTGCACACCGGCGACAACGGCCCGACGCTGGTCTCGCTGCCGCGTGACTCGAACGTCGAGATCCCGTCGTTCGTCGGCTCCGAGTCGGGCAAGAAGTACCCGGGCACGGGCAAGACGACGAAGCTCAACGCCGCGTACGCCACGGACGGGCCCGAGCTGCTGGTCCGTACGGTCGAGTTCAACACCGGCCTGCACATCGACCACTACGTCGAGATCGGCTTCGGCGGCTTCGCCAAGATCGTGGACGCGATCGGCGGGGTCGAGCTGGACATCCCGAAGGCGTTCAAGGACAAGTGGTCGGGCGCGGACTTCCCGGCCGGCAAGCAGACCCTCGACGGCCAGCAGGCCCTTGCCTTCGTCCGCACCCGCCACGCCTTCACCTCGGACCTGGACCGTACGAAGAACCAGCAGAAGTTCCTCGCGGCCCTGGCGAGCCAGACGGCGACGTTCTCCACGATCATCAACCCGTTCAAGCTGTACCCGACGATGGGCGCGGGCCTGGACACGCTGATCGTGGACAAGGACATGTCGCTCTGGTCGCTCGGCAAGATGTTCTTCGCGATGAAGGGCGTCACGGGCGGCGACGGCACGTCGATGAACATGCCGATCGCGGGCAACGTGGGCGGAAACCTGGCCTGGGACAAGGCGAAGGTCAAGCAGCTGATGGACCAGCTGAGGAACGACGAGAAGGTCACGGTCAAGGGGAACTGA
- a CDS encoding acyl-CoA thioesterase — protein sequence MTDHAPRPESDIPGKPTAASRTTLSHIMTGSDTNLLGTVHGGVIMKLVDDAAGAVAGRHSGGPAVTASMDEMVFLEPVRVGDLVHVRAQVNWTGRSSMEVGVRVMAERWNESTPATQVGSAYLVFAAVDADGRPRPVPQVIPETERDKRRYQEAQIRRTHRLARRRAIRELREKRIAEGIED from the coding sequence ATGACAGATCACGCTCCGCGCCCGGAGAGCGACATTCCGGGCAAGCCCACCGCGGCCTCCCGGACCACCCTCAGCCACATCATGACCGGCAGCGACACCAATCTGCTGGGTACGGTGCACGGCGGCGTGATCATGAAACTGGTCGACGACGCGGCGGGCGCGGTGGCCGGCCGGCACTCCGGCGGCCCCGCAGTCACGGCCTCGATGGACGAGATGGTCTTCCTGGAGCCGGTCCGCGTCGGCGACCTCGTGCACGTCCGCGCCCAGGTCAACTGGACCGGCCGCTCCTCCATGGAGGTCGGCGTCCGCGTCATGGCCGAGCGCTGGAACGAGTCGACGCCCGCGACGCAGGTCGGCAGCGCGTACCTGGTGTTCGCCGCGGTGGACGCGGACGGCCGGCCCCGCCCCGTACCGCAGGTGATCCCGGAGACCGAGCGCGACAAGCGGCGCTACCAGGAGGCGCAGATCCGCCGCACGCACCGGCTGGCGCGGCGGCGCGCGATCAGGGAGCTGCGCGAGAAGCGGATCGCCGAGGGCATCGAGGACTGA
- a CDS encoding LCP family protein translates to MDADVTESAGTPGDPDDSAAGEDRTPDAPPPGKASEPGDEATPAADKGEPTEEGEPRAAAPGGETRSGSGSGPGPASAESPEGGDGGSGLDITVKRKRHWLRWTALGASFVVLVAAGVGWWLYKKLDGNIRTDTSAAAELKAYEKERPVSVVHDAENILLIGSDSRAGDNRKYGRDDGGSQRSDTTILLHLAADRKSATAMSIPRDLMVNIPACHQADKTATKAQFAQFNWAFEMGGTACTIRTVEKMTGIRVDHHMVIDFNGFKDMVDAVHGVEVCLKKPVDDKDAHLKLDAGRHKLNGEQALGYVRARKSLGNGSDTDRMDRQQQFLGALVNKVQSNGVLLNPTRLYPVLDAATKALTTDPGLDSLKDLYDLVRGMRDVPTEKVQFLTVPRQPYHLDRNRDELVQPAADKLFKQLRDDKPVAVVPADKLKGDDRNDDKNPGSTDASGPSPTPTYSGNNAATDLCKQ, encoded by the coding sequence ATGGACGCAGACGTGACCGAAAGCGCCGGCACTCCGGGCGACCCCGACGACTCGGCCGCGGGCGAGGACCGGACACCGGACGCACCACCACCCGGCAAGGCGAGCGAGCCCGGCGACGAGGCCACGCCCGCCGCCGACAAGGGCGAGCCCACCGAGGAGGGCGAGCCCCGCGCCGCCGCCCCCGGTGGTGAGACCCGCAGCGGGTCCGGCAGCGGGCCCGGGCCCGCCTCGGCGGAATCGCCGGAGGGCGGGGACGGGGGCTCGGGCCTGGACATCACCGTCAAGCGCAAGCGCCACTGGCTGCGCTGGACCGCCCTCGGCGCCTCGTTCGTCGTGCTCGTCGCGGCGGGCGTCGGCTGGTGGCTGTACAAGAAGCTGGACGGCAACATCCGGACGGACACCTCGGCGGCGGCCGAGCTGAAGGCGTACGAGAAGGAGCGGCCGGTCTCCGTCGTGCACGACGCGGAGAACATCCTGCTCATCGGCTCGGACAGCCGGGCCGGCGACAACCGCAAGTACGGCCGCGACGACGGCGGCTCCCAGCGCTCCGACACGACGATCCTGCTGCACCTGGCGGCGGACCGGAAGAGCGCGACCGCGATGTCGATCCCGCGCGACCTGATGGTGAACATCCCGGCCTGCCACCAGGCCGACAAGACCGCCACCAAGGCGCAGTTCGCGCAGTTCAACTGGGCCTTCGAGATGGGCGGGACCGCCTGCACCATCCGGACCGTCGAGAAGATGACGGGCATCCGCGTCGACCACCACATGGTCATCGACTTCAACGGCTTCAAGGACATGGTCGACGCGGTGCACGGGGTGGAGGTCTGCCTCAAGAAGCCGGTCGACGACAAGGACGCCCACCTCAAGCTCGACGCGGGCCGCCACAAGCTCAACGGGGAGCAGGCGCTCGGCTACGTACGCGCCAGGAAGTCGCTCGGCAACGGGAGCGACACCGACCGCATGGACCGCCAGCAGCAGTTCCTGGGGGCGCTGGTCAACAAGGTGCAGAGCAACGGCGTCCTGCTCAACCCGACGCGGCTCTACCCGGTGCTCGACGCGGCCACCAAGGCACTGACCACCGACCCGGGTCTGGACAGCCTGAAGGACCTCTACGACCTGGTGCGGGGCATGCGTGACGTCCCCACCGAGAAGGTGCAGTTCCTGACGGTGCCCCGGCAGCCGTACCACCTCGACCGGAACCGGGACGAACTGGTGCAGCCCGCCGCGGACAAGCTGTTCAAGCAGCTCCGCGACGACAAGCCGGTCGCCGTGGTGCCCGCCGACAAGCTCAAGGGCGACGACCGGAACGACGACAAGAACCCGGGCTCGACCGACGCCTCGGGGCCGTCGCCCACACCCACGTATTCGGGGAACAATGCCGCGACCGACCTGTGCAAGCAGTAA
- a CDS encoding LCP family protein, translating to MDPADQWVLNPDTGDYELRLNHSGGDTPRASVPPAQRGPSNSPRRAPAGDSPRRATEVPRQGGRRSANGPRGQQRPAPGDDGPGRRKRKAPKSRKKKALLWTGGAMAFVLVGVSAGGYWLYQRLNGNINTVDIGDNGNKDVVTANAPINILIIGTDKRTGKGNEGYGDKGSVGHADTNILFHVSEDRTNATAMSIPRDLITDIPECTSRQEDGSDKTIPGTEHVRFNRSLGESGRDPGCTMNTVEKLTGLKIDHFMMVDFNAVKTLSTAVGGVNICLDHAIDDPKSHLKLPAGPNKVQGEDALAFVRTRHAYANGSDLDRIKGQQQFIGSMIKQAKSDDTLTSPTKLFKVADAATKALTVDKAIGDVKKLSTLAKEITKTDTKNITFVTMPVVDNPDEPKPVTVVPHPTQAEQLFSMLRDDTSLTEVAAQKKKAKSKQDALLKGTKAAAADVRVDVYNGGDVAGGAQQTVTWLQNTKGVLKSTNKANAPEKIAKTTLEYAPNQADQARALAEMMGLPGSAMKPGTTDAEGLQAMVLTLGKDFQAAGTPITAPKKIDIPKSSAASAGCSK from the coding sequence ATGGATCCCGCAGACCAGTGGGTTCTCAACCCGGACACCGGCGATTACGAACTGCGACTGAACCACTCCGGAGGGGACACCCCCCGGGCCTCGGTCCCGCCGGCCCAGCGCGGGCCGTCCAACTCCCCTCGCCGTGCCCCCGCGGGTGACTCCCCGCGGCGCGCCACCGAGGTGCCGCGCCAGGGCGGGCGCCGGTCGGCGAACGGCCCGCGCGGCCAGCAGCGCCCCGCACCCGGCGACGACGGCCCGGGCCGCCGTAAGCGCAAGGCCCCCAAGTCGCGCAAGAAGAAGGCGCTGCTGTGGACGGGCGGCGCGATGGCGTTCGTGCTCGTGGGCGTCTCGGCCGGCGGCTACTGGCTCTACCAGCGCCTCAACGGCAACATCAACACCGTGGACATCGGCGACAACGGGAACAAGGACGTCGTCACCGCCAACGCCCCGATCAACATATTGATCATCGGTACGGACAAGCGCACCGGTAAGGGCAACGAGGGCTACGGCGACAAGGGCAGCGTCGGCCACGCGGACACGAACATCCTGTTCCACGTCTCCGAGGACCGCACCAACGCCACGGCGATGAGCATCCCGCGCGACCTCATCACCGACATCCCGGAGTGCACCTCCAGGCAGGAGGACGGCTCCGACAAGACCATCCCGGGCACGGAGCACGTCCGGTTCAACCGGAGCCTCGGCGAGTCCGGCCGCGACCCGGGCTGCACGATGAACACGGTCGAGAAGCTGACCGGGTTGAAGATCGACCACTTCATGATGGTCGACTTCAACGCGGTGAAGACCCTGTCCACGGCGGTCGGCGGGGTCAACATCTGCCTCGACCACGCCATCGACGACCCGAAGTCCCACCTCAAGCTGCCCGCCGGCCCGAACAAGGTCCAGGGCGAGGACGCGCTGGCGTTCGTACGGACGCGGCACGCCTACGCCAACGGGAGCGACCTCGACCGGATCAAGGGCCAGCAGCAGTTCATCGGGTCGATGATCAAGCAGGCCAAGTCGGACGACACGCTGACCAGCCCGACGAAGCTGTTCAAGGTGGCGGACGCGGCGACCAAGGCGCTGACCGTCGACAAGGCCATCGGCGACGTGAAGAAGCTCAGCACGCTCGCCAAGGAGATCACCAAGACGGACACGAAGAACATCACGTTCGTCACCATGCCGGTGGTCGACAACCCCGACGAGCCCAAGCCCGTCACGGTCGTCCCGCACCCGACGCAGGCGGAGCAGCTGTTCTCGATGCTGCGCGACGACACCTCGCTCACCGAGGTGGCCGCGCAGAAGAAGAAGGCCAAGAGCAAGCAGGACGCGCTCCTCAAGGGAACCAAGGCGGCCGCGGCCGACGTCCGGGTCGATGTGTACAACGGTGGAGACGTCGCCGGCGGCGCTCAGCAGACGGTCACCTGGCTGCAGAACACCAAGGGCGTCCTGAAGTCCACCAACAAGGCCAACGCACCCGAGAAGATCGCCAAGACGACGCTGGAGTACGCCCCGAACCAGGCGGACCAGGCCCGTGCCCTCGCGGAGATGATGGGCCTGCCCGGCTCCGCGATGAAGCCGGGCACCACCGACGCCGAGGGGCTTCAGGCGATGGTGCTGACGCTGGGCAAGGACTTCCAGGCGGCCGGTACGCCGATCACGGCACCGAAGAAGATCGACATTCCGAAGTCCAGCGCCGCATCCGCGGGGTGCTCCAAGTGA
- a CDS encoding LCP family protein, whose product MRVATGLSVLVLGAGGIGHAVVTNLESGIDRVDPFKDMKNRPAGGRGMNLLLVGTDGRDKISKDEKRKYRLGGAPCHCTDTIMLVHLSADEQRASVVSLPRDSYAEIPAHRDRTTGEEHAAHPVKLNAAYAEGGPGLTVSTVEHMTGVKIDHYLEVDFTSFMTTVDTLGGVRICTTRPLKDSYTGLDLAPGPHTLDGGQALQYVRSRHIDGAADLGRMQRQQKFMAALIKQATSSGVLLNPVKFREVASTMLKSVRADRGFDTEQLLSIGQAMRGFSAASSEFASVPMGDVAYQVKGIGSTVKWDPVKSKQLFTALREDKPLTAARPAEKAPAKKVDVPPQQIRVQVYNGTAKDGLGTKVDAALHATGFDTTRAPLTAPQHDLKRTLVTYDPRWDRSAKTLAAALPGAELRAVPGQGATMRVTAGEDYRTVERVHAEDPEPGRFGAVKGDEVTCDSSPSGV is encoded by the coding sequence ATGCGGGTGGCGACCGGGCTCTCGGTGCTGGTGCTCGGGGCGGGCGGCATCGGGCACGCGGTCGTGACAAATCTGGAGAGCGGGATCGACCGCGTCGACCCGTTCAAGGACATGAAGAACCGGCCCGCGGGCGGGCGCGGCATGAATCTGCTGCTCGTCGGCACCGACGGCCGCGACAAGATCAGCAAGGACGAGAAGCGGAAGTACCGGCTGGGCGGTGCGCCGTGCCACTGCACGGACACGATCATGCTGGTCCACCTCTCGGCCGACGAGCAGCGCGCCAGCGTCGTCAGCCTCCCCCGCGACAGCTACGCGGAGATCCCGGCCCATCGGGACCGTACGACCGGCGAGGAGCACGCGGCGCATCCGGTGAAGCTGAACGCGGCGTACGCGGAGGGCGGTCCCGGTCTCACCGTGAGCACCGTGGAACACATGACGGGCGTCAAGATCGACCACTATCTGGAGGTCGACTTCACCAGCTTCATGACCACGGTCGACACCCTCGGCGGGGTGAGGATCTGCACCACCCGCCCGCTGAAGGACTCCTACACCGGCCTGGACCTCGCGCCGGGCCCCCACACGCTCGACGGCGGCCAGGCGCTCCAGTACGTACGGTCCCGGCACATCGACGGGGCGGCCGATCTTGGCCGGATGCAGCGCCAGCAGAAGTTCATGGCCGCGCTGATCAAGCAGGCGACGAGCAGCGGGGTGCTGCTGAATCCGGTGAAGTTCCGCGAGGTCGCCTCGACCATGCTGAAGTCCGTACGGGCCGACCGGGGCTTCGACACGGAGCAGCTGCTCTCCATCGGCCAGGCGATGCGGGGCTTCTCGGCGGCCTCGTCCGAATTCGCGTCGGTGCCGATGGGCGATGTCGCCTACCAGGTGAAGGGCATCGGTTCCACGGTGAAGTGGGACCCGGTCAAGTCGAAGCAGCTCTTCACCGCGCTGCGCGAGGACAAACCCCTGACGGCCGCCCGGCCCGCCGAGAAGGCCCCCGCGAAGAAGGTGGACGTCCCGCCGCAGCAGATCCGCGTCCAGGTCTACAACGGCACCGCGAAGGACGGCCTCGGTACCAAGGTCGACGCGGCGCTGCACGCCACCGGCTTCGACACGACCCGGGCCCCGCTCACCGCTCCGCAGCACGACCTGAAGCGCACCCTGGTCACGTACGACCCGCGCTGGGACCGGTCCGCGAAGACCCTGGCGGCGGCGCTGCCGGGGGCGGAGCTGCGGGCGGTGCCGGGGCAGGGGGCGACGATGCGGGTGACGGCGGGCGAGGACTACCGCACGGTCGAACGGGTCCACGCGGAGGACCCGGAGCCGGGCAGGTTCGGCGCGGTGAAGGGCGACGAGGTGACGTGCGATTCCAGCCCGTCCGGCGTTTGA
- a CDS encoding LCP family protein translates to MAVLVLGTASAGYLYYRHLNNNIRSSARSGGESGVKKAAPNAEGQSPLNILLIGSDSRNSAENVKLGGSKDTVGDKPRADVQMLLHISADRKNSSLVSIPRDTILHIPECTDSKTGQKYPATDSSPINESLQRGGPGCTLTTWESLTGVYIDHWIMLDFAGVVAMADAIGGVDVCVKTGVWDKPTRAVPGGSGLKLPAGTSTVQGKQALQWLRTRHAFGNDQNRAKAQHMYMNSMLRTLKKQNLWSDAGRLMNLAETATKALQVSDEIRSVPKLYDLSMQLKSVPIDRITMATMPTAEWSQDRNKLVPVEKSADALWRLLREDVAFDKNGKEKKKPSSSATPSGPPAAAPATLGISVVNGTGVGQAPKDGRATEIADLLHGKGFEAAETSQDPEPLKDTVVRYAKEDGDQGKSDAESVAKALGLPTTSVKADPKAGGLTVVVGADWREGTAYKAPKVEEGDLPEGADDINAADKGQCMDIYSVYRWDGKS, encoded by the coding sequence ATGGCGGTGCTCGTCCTGGGCACCGCCTCCGCCGGATACCTCTACTACCGGCACCTCAACAACAACATCCGCAGCAGCGCCCGCAGCGGCGGTGAGAGCGGTGTGAAGAAGGCCGCGCCGAACGCCGAGGGCCAGAGCCCGCTCAACATCCTGCTGATCGGCTCGGACAGCCGGAACAGCGCGGAGAACGTGAAGCTCGGCGGCAGCAAGGACACCGTCGGGGACAAGCCCCGGGCCGACGTCCAGATGCTGCTGCACATCTCGGCGGACCGGAAGAACTCCTCGCTGGTCAGCATTCCGCGCGACACGATCCTCCACATCCCGGAGTGCACGGACTCCAAGACCGGTCAGAAGTACCCCGCGACGGACAGCAGCCCGATCAACGAGTCCCTCCAGCGCGGCGGTCCCGGCTGCACGCTGACCACCTGGGAATCGCTCACCGGCGTCTACATCGACCACTGGATCATGCTCGACTTCGCGGGCGTGGTGGCCATGGCGGACGCGATCGGCGGGGTCGACGTGTGCGTGAAGACGGGGGTGTGGGACAAGCCGACACGCGCCGTTCCCGGCGGCTCCGGCCTCAAACTGCCGGCGGGCACGAGCACGGTGCAGGGCAAGCAGGCGCTGCAGTGGCTGCGCACCCGGCACGCCTTCGGCAATGACCAGAACCGGGCCAAGGCGCAGCACATGTACATGAACTCCATGCTGCGCACGCTGAAGAAGCAGAACCTCTGGTCGGACGCGGGCCGGCTGATGAACCTCGCGGAAACGGCCACCAAGGCCCTGCAGGTCTCCGACGAGATCCGTTCTGTCCCGAAGCTCTACGACCTGTCGATGCAGCTCAAGAGCGTGCCGATCGACCGCATCACCATGGCGACGATGCCCACGGCCGAGTGGTCCCAGGACCGGAACAAGCTCGTTCCCGTCGAGAAGTCCGCGGACGCCCTGTGGCGTCTGCTCCGTGAGGACGTCGCGTTCGACAAGAACGGCAAGGAGAAGAAGAAGCCCTCGTCGTCCGCGACCCCCTCCGGTCCTCCCGCCGCCGCTCCGGCGACACTCGGGATCTCCGTGGTGAACGGCACGGGCGTCGGCCAGGCGCCCAAGGACGGGCGGGCCACCGAAATCGCCGACCTCCTGCACGGCAAGGGATTCGAGGCGGCCGAGACCTCGCAGGACCCGGAGCCGCTGAAGGACACGGTGGTGCGGTACGCCAAGGAGGACGGGGACCAGGGCAAGTCGGACGCGGAGTCCGTCGCAAAGGCGCTGGGCCTCCCGACGACCTCGGTCAAGGCCGACCCGAAGGCCGGCGGGCTGACCGTCGTCGTCGGTGCGGACTGGCGCGAGGGCACCGCGTACAAGGCCCCGAAGGTCGAGGAGGGTGACCTTCCGGAAGGCGCCGACGACATCAACGCCGCGGACAAGGGCCAGTGCATGGACATCTACTCCGTCTACCGGTGGGACGGAAAGAGCTGA
- a CDS encoding DUF397 domain-containing protein yields the protein MADGLTWFKSSYSSNGSENDCVEVAAARGAVLVRDSKDVDGPRLTHPPHAWAAFVTYAAHAA from the coding sequence ATGGCCGACGGACTGACGTGGTTCAAGAGCAGCTACAGCAGCAACGGCAGCGAGAACGACTGCGTCGAGGTCGCGGCGGCCAGGGGCGCCGTCCTCGTACGGGACTCCAAGGACGTGGACGGCCCCCGTCTCACCCACCCCCCGCACGCCTGGGCCGCCTTCGTCACCTACGCGGCCCACGCCGCATGA
- a CDS encoding helix-turn-helix domain-containing protein codes for MSANNETDEHGWDVDPEDESGAAVVAAVGRQLKAWREAAGMRAAEFGVLIGYGEDLIYKVEGGRRIPRPEYVDKADEALGANGKIALMKQDLAVVRYPKKVRDLASLEAKAVELTAYVAHGLHGLLQTPGHARALFEARQPPYSQDEVERMVAARMARQSIFERLPAPSLNFVQEESALMRPIGGRMEWRRQLERLLEVGDMRNVTLQVMPTHREAHPGMDGDIDLLKFADGTAIGRSHGAFNGRRVTDARHLRILDLRHGIIRAEALTPQETRALIQRVLGAT; via the coding sequence ATGAGCGCCAACAACGAGACGGACGAGCACGGTTGGGACGTCGATCCCGAGGACGAGTCGGGCGCGGCGGTGGTCGCCGCCGTGGGCCGCCAGCTCAAGGCGTGGCGCGAGGCGGCGGGGATGCGGGCGGCGGAGTTCGGAGTGCTGATCGGGTACGGGGAGGACCTGATCTACAAGGTCGAGGGCGGCAGGCGCATCCCCCGGCCCGAGTACGTGGACAAGGCGGACGAAGCCTTGGGCGCGAACGGCAAGATCGCCTTGATGAAGCAGGACTTGGCGGTCGTCCGGTACCCGAAGAAGGTTCGAGACCTGGCGAGCCTGGAAGCGAAGGCGGTCGAGCTCACGGCCTATGTGGCGCACGGTTTGCATGGGCTGTTGCAGACCCCGGGCCATGCGCGGGCGTTGTTCGAGGCCCGGCAGCCGCCTTACTCGCAGGACGAGGTGGAGCGGATGGTTGCCGCACGCATGGCCCGACAGTCGATCTTCGAGCGCTTGCCCGCACCGTCCCTCAACTTCGTCCAGGAGGAGTCAGCACTTATGCGGCCCATCGGAGGCAGAATGGAGTGGCGGCGGCAGCTCGAACGATTGCTGGAGGTCGGAGACATGCGCAATGTGACGCTCCAGGTCATGCCGACGCATCGCGAGGCTCATCCGGGGATGGACGGCGACATCGACCTGTTGAAGTTCGCGGACGGCACGGCGATTGGTCGTTCGCACGGGGCATTCAACGGACGCCGGGTAACCGATGCGAGGCATCTTCGTATCCTCGACCTGCGGCATGGCATCATCCGGGCCGAGGCTCTCACTCCTCAGGAGACTCGGGCCCTCATTCAGCGAGTATTGGGAGCAACATGA